Proteins encoded together in one Mus pahari chromosome 9, PAHARI_EIJ_v1.1, whole genome shotgun sequence window:
- the LOC110327024 gene encoding olfactory receptor 9K2, producing the protein MGDRETSNHSDMTDFILVGFRVSPELHILLFLLFLLVYAMILLGNLGMMAIIMTDPRLNTPMYFFLGNLSFIDLFYSSVIAPKAMSNFWTESKSISFAGCVAQIFLFALFIVAEGFLLAAMAYDRFIAICNPLLYSVHMSTRLCTQLVAGSYFCGCISSVLQTGMTFTLSFCASRAIDHFYCDSRPLQRLSCSDIFIHKIVSFSLAGIIILPTVIVIIVSYMYIVSTVLKIRSVEGRKKAFSTCSSHLGVVSVLYGAVFFMYLTPDRFPELSKLASLCYSLVTPMLNPLIYSLRNKDVKEALSKLLEKKKSSGSFFPFYK; encoded by the coding sequence ATGGGCGACAGGGAAACAAGCAATCACTCAGATATGACTGACTTCATCCTTGTAGGCTTCAGGGTCAGCCCCGAGCTCCatatcctcctcttcctgctctttctgcttGTGTATGCCATGATCCTTCTAGGAAACCTTGGGATGATGGCCATCATTATGACTGATCCCAGGCTGAACACACCAATGTATTTCTTTCTAGGCAACCTCTCCTTCATCGACCTCTTCTACTCATCTGTTATTGCACCGAAGGCTATGAGCAACTTTTGGACCGAGAGCAAGTCCATCTCATTTGCAGGCTGTGTGGCCCAGATCTTTCTCTTTGCACTCTTCATTGTGGCTGAAGGATTTCTCCTGGCAGCCATGGCTTATGACCGTTTCATTGCCATCTGCAACCCACTCCTGTATTCTGTTCACATGTCCACACGTCTCTGCACTCAGCTGGTGGCAGGCTCTTATTTTTGTGGCTGTATCAGCTCTGTTCTCCAGACCGGCATGACATTTACTTTATCCTTTTGTGCTTCTCGAGCTATTGACCACTTTTACTGTGATAGTCGGCCACTTCAGAGACTCTCCTGTtctgacattttcatacacaaaATAGTATCTTTTTCTTTAGCTGGCATCATTATCTTACCAACTGTCATAGTCATCATTGTTTCCTACATGTATATTGTATCCACTGTTCTAAAGATACGCTccgtggagggaaggaagaaagcctTCTCCACTTGCAGCTCTCACCTGGGTGTTGTGAGTGTGCTGTATGGTGCTGTTTTCTTCATGTATCTCACCCCTGACAGATTTCCTGAACTGAGTAAGCTGGCTTCTTTGTGCTATTCCCTAGTCACACCTATGCTGAACCCTCTGATTTACTCTCTGAGAAACAAAGATGTTAAAGAAGCTCTAAGCAAACTTCTAGAGAAGAAAAAATCGAGTGGTTCATTTTTCCCATTCTACAAGTAG